The genome window AAGTTGAGGAACAAGTAAGCCTATGAACCCAGCTGAGATCAAAAAGCTACGCACAGAAAGTATTTTAAAAGAGCTTATACCGGAAGCTTTAGCAAATTTAGACAACGAGGCTTTAAAAAACTTGTGCGTAGTGGATGTAGAGTGTAAAAAAGGCAGATATGATGCTTTTGTGTATTTAGATAAAATGTTTTTTAACACCCAAGAGCAAGACATCATACTCAATCAACTTAAAAAAGCTGCCCGTGCTTTGCAAAATTACTGCATGAGTGAGCAAGGGTGGTATAGATGTCCGAATTTTCACTTTAAGTTTGATGATAGGTTGGAGTATCAAAACCACATGGATGCTTTGTTTGAAAAAATCAAAAAGGAACAAAATGAATCTTGAAGCACTTTGTAAAGAAGTAGGACTTAGCTTTTATGATGATGAGCTAACAAGTGAAAATGGTAGAAAGATTTATAGAATTTATGTGCAAAAAGAAGGCGGGGTAAATCTTGATGATTGTGCTAGGCTTAGTGAGATTTTATCGCCTATTTTTGATGTAGAACCACCCGTGAGTGGAGAGTATTTTTTAGAAGTATCAAGCTGTGGGCTTGAAAGAAAACTTAGCAAAATCGAGCATTTTGCAAAAAGCATTAATGAACTTGTAAAAATCACAACTAGTGAAAAAGAAAAAATTGAAGCAAAAATTATCGCTGTAGATGGTGAAAATATCACTTTAGAAAATTTAGAAACTCAAGAAAAAACTACTATAAATTTTAGCGACATAAGAAAAGCTAAAACCTTCATACAATGGTAAAAATTTAGAAATCTAAATTTTTACTTATTTTTTATATAATTAAATTTAAATACATTATTTTTTAATTTATTATAAAATAAAATAGGATTTAGATATGAATATTATTTTAGATGAGAAACAAAAAGAAAGTAATAAATTTTTAGAATTTCAAAGAATTTGGACTTTAGAAAAAGTTAAAAGTATGAGTCTTGAGGAATATACAAATCTTAAATATGAAAACCCAAATTATTATTGTTATTGGTTAGATGTTTTATTAAAAGAATATGCAGGATTTGGAGGAAATGATGCTGGAAAATTTGGAATTTATCGTTATAAAAAACCACCTAAAAAAGATGATTATTTGTATGATAATAGATATGCTTGGAGAAAAAATCTTGGAAATACTAAAGATGAAGTTTTTGAAAAGGTAAAAAAAGAAATAGTTAAAGTTATAGAATATTCGCAAAATAATAATTTAAAATGCATTGATAAAGAAATTTTAAATGAAATTTTACCTTTTGGTTTAAAATGGAAGATAGCGTTTCATTATCAAAATCCAAATGATATTAAGATTGTTAATATATTTAAAAAAGATATATTAGAAGCAATATGTAAAAATAAATTTAAAAGCAATTTAGAAATTTATGAATTACATAAAAAGTTGTTAAAAGATAAAATTTATACACTCGATAGCATGAGAAATGATGTTTCGGTTCCATTATGGGAGCATTATTCAAATTTGAATACTAAAACAATCGAACAAAATAAAATTAATTTTTCTATATACTTAAATAAAGTTACTAAAAAAGATGGTAGCAAACTAAGTGAAGGAACTAAAGAAAATTATATAGAAGATATTTCTCGAATTTCTACCAAATATTTGAATGTAAATCTATATAAATGTGATATAAAACAATTTGATTTTAAATGTAAAGAATTAGAAAATAATAAAAAATATTTAGATCAGAATTCTACAAATAAAAATAGATATTCAAGTGCTATAAAATATTATAGAGATTTTCTGATTAATTCTTCCGATAAAGAGTTTTATAATAACAAAGAAACAAATAAAGGATTGAATGTAGAAAATCCACCTTTAAATCAAATTCTTTATGGGCCTCCAGGGACAGGAAAAACTTATCAAACGATAGATAAGGCTTTAGAGATTATATCAAAAGAAGAAAAAATACAAATTCCAAGCAAAGATGATAGAACAAATAGAAAAAAGTTATTTGATGAATATGTAAAAAAAGGGCAAATAGTTTTTACTACTTTTCATCAAAGCTACGGATATGAAGAATTTGTAGAAGGTATAAAGCCTCGCATAGATAGAGAAAATTCTAAGGAAGTAGAGTATGAAATAAAAGATGGAATTTTTAAAGAACTTTGTCAAAAAGCTTTGGATAATTACAAAGCATCTTTATTAACACAAGAAGAATTTGTAAAGAATGAGGATTTAGAAAATAAAATAGAATTTTTTTTAGATGAATTAGTAGATCAACAAAAATTTATAGAAAAAACTCAAAGTGGTGGATTTAGATTAGAAGAATATAATGAAAAATATAGAATTATCACAGATGATACTAATGTAAATTTGTATTTAAATTTGGAAATTTTTAAAATTCTTTTGGAAAATAAAGATAAGATTATAAATGGAAGAAGCATTAAACAAATTTTAAATCATAAACATAGAAGACAAATCGATAGTTACTATTTTCAGCTAGTTAAATTGTTTAAAGAGCGAGAACAAGATTATAAAGTAGATAATAATTCTAGTAAAAAGCCGGATTCAAAACCTTACATAATTATCATAGATGAGATTAATCGTGGTAATGTAAGTAAAATTTTTGGTGAGCTTATAACCTTGATAGAGCCTAGCAAAAGGATAGGCGAAGAAGAGGAAATAAAAGTAAAATTACCTTATAGTGGTAAAGATTTTGGAGTGCCTAAAAATATTTATATCATAGGCACTATGAATACGGCTGATAGAAGTATAGCTTCACTTGATACAGCATTAAGAAGACGTTTTGAATTTATCGAGATGATGCCTGATGTTGAAGAGTTAGAAAAATCAAAATATAAAGATGTAAATTTAAAAAAATTATTAGAAGCTATAAATACTCGCATAGAATACTTACTAGATAGAGAAAAGACTATAGGACATGCATTTTTTATAGGCATTGATAATTTAGAGAAATTAAAAAAAGTTTTTCAAAACAAAATCATTCCGCTATTGCAAGAGTATTTTTACAATGATTATGCTTTGATAAATGCAGTTTTAAATGATAATGGTATGATTTTTGAAGATAAAAAAGATGATAAATATCTTCAAAAAAAGAATTTATATAATGTTGATAATGAGAGAAATATTTATACTATCGCTCCATTTGATGATGAAATTTGGAGCAATATAAAAACATATCAAGCAATTTATGATGATAAAATAACAAATAAAACAAAAAACGAAAATGAATAACACCTTTTCTATCATCGAATATCAAGCTTTTTCTAAAGAAGATTTCAAAGAAAACTTCAAAGAAAAAGCTGAAATGTTTTATAAAGAGCTAGAAGACTTCGCAAAAAACAATGAAAGTCTTCTAGGCTTTAAAAGTAAAAACGCCTTAAAAGCTAAAAATTATGTCGGCATTATACAGACTAAAAGCGGTGTTTTAGAAATCTTGCCAAAATGCACAAATTTGGATAGCTATAAAGAAAAAAAAGATAAATCTTTGAAAGTTTCAAAGAGCAAGTTAAATTATGCCTATACAATAAGCAATGGTAATAAATTATATACTAATTTTAGCTATTTTCAAGAATATAAAATTGTGAAAAACATTAAAATAAAAAAATGGTATAGTATAAAAGAGATAAATTTCAACCCCAAAAATCTTTTAATCAACATGCTAAAAACCTTAAAAAATTCCCCCTTTAAAAAATCTCAAATTTCATCTTTACAAATTGCTAAAATGCCTTTGTTTGAAGTATTTATCGCGATGTTTTTAGATGAATTTGATAGTGTGTATAAAAAAGGTTTGATGAGATCTTATGTAAGTAGCGAAGAAAACAGAACTTTTTTAAAAGGAAAATTACTTTTTAATGAGCATATAAAATCAAATTTAATACACAAAGAAAGATTTTTCACAAGTAGCGATGAGTTTGTTTTAGACATAGCTCCAAATCGCTTGATAAAATCAACGCTAAATTTTTTAAAATCCAAAACAAGCTTGAATAAATTTAAAATCATCAAAGCTATGCAAATGCTTGATGAGGTAGAGTTTTCTACAAATTACGAAAAAGATTTTAGTTTTAAAATTTCAAGACATTTTGATTATTATGAAAATATACTTTCTTGGTGTAAGATATTTTTACAAAATAAAACCTTTACTCTATATAAAGGCAAAAACGAAGCTTTTGCTTTGCTTTTTCCTATGGAAAAACTTTTTGAAAACTATGTAGCTTATATGTTTAAACTCGCCAATCCTAGTAAAAATATAAAAGCCCAAAGTCATGGAAAGTATCTAATTTCAAAAAATGATGAAAAATGTTTTATGTTAAAGCCTGATTTATATATAGAAAATAAAATGATCTTAGATACCAAATGGAAAATTCCAGATGATAACGAAGATGAGAAAAAGCATGGCATATCGCAAAGCGATTTATACCAAATGTTTGCTTATGCAAACAAATACGAGATAAAGGAAATTTATCTTATTTATCCTCTATGTGAGAGAACTTTTGACTTAAGAGAGAAATTAAAAACTAAAGATATTAAGTTTTTAGCACAAGGTTTTTTAAAAGCTTGCGATGAACATGTAAAGCTTAAGGTGTTTTTTGCACCTTTGCCTTTTTAGGAAGTAATATGAATCACGAATTTTATATGAATTTAGCCATAGATGAAGCTTGGAAATATCAGCTTTTAACCTACCCTAATCCAGCCGTAGGCTGTGTGATCTTGGATAAAAATGGCAAAATTTTAAGCATAGAAGCACACAAAGAAGCGGGCAAGGCTCATGCAGAGCTTGAAGCAGTGAGTAAAGCCTTAAAAGCGCTTAATCCAAATTTAGACTTACCACAAAATGCAAACGATTTACATGAGTTTATTTGTCAAAATCATCAGGGGTTGTTAAAAGGTGCTAGTGCTTATGTGAGTTTAGAACCTTGCAATCATCAGGGCAAAACCCCACCTTGTGCGAAACTTTTTAGCGCACTTGGCTTTAGTGAAGTTTTTATCGCTACTAAAGATGAGCACAAGCTCGCAAGTGGTGGAGCAGGGTTTTTAAAAGATCAAGGCATAAAAGTTCACATGGGAATTTGTGAAC of Campylobacter sp. 2014D-0216 contains these proteins:
- a CDS encoding McrB family protein; this translates as MNIILDEKQKESNKFLEFQRIWTLEKVKSMSLEEYTNLKYENPNYYCYWLDVLLKEYAGFGGNDAGKFGIYRYKKPPKKDDYLYDNRYAWRKNLGNTKDEVFEKVKKEIVKVIEYSQNNNLKCIDKEILNEILPFGLKWKIAFHYQNPNDIKIVNIFKKDILEAICKNKFKSNLEIYELHKKLLKDKIYTLDSMRNDVSVPLWEHYSNLNTKTIEQNKINFSIYLNKVTKKDGSKLSEGTKENYIEDISRISTKYLNVNLYKCDIKQFDFKCKELENNKKYLDQNSTNKNRYSSAIKYYRDFLINSSDKEFYNNKETNKGLNVENPPLNQILYGPPGTGKTYQTIDKALEIISKEEKIQIPSKDDRTNRKKLFDEYVKKGQIVFTTFHQSYGYEEFVEGIKPRIDRENSKEVEYEIKDGIFKELCQKALDNYKASLLTQEEFVKNEDLENKIEFFLDELVDQQKFIEKTQSGGFRLEEYNEKYRIITDDTNVNLYLNLEIFKILLENKDKIINGRSIKQILNHKHRRQIDSYYFQLVKLFKEREQDYKVDNNSSKKPDSKPYIIIIDEINRGNVSKIFGELITLIEPSKRIGEEEEIKVKLPYSGKDFGVPKNIYIIGTMNTADRSIASLDTALRRRFEFIEMMPDVEELEKSKYKDVNLKKLLEAINTRIEYLLDREKTIGHAFFIGIDNLEKLKKVFQNKIIPLLQEYFYNDYALINAVLNDNGMIFEDKKDDKYLQKKNLYNVDNERNIYTIAPFDDEIWSNIKTYQAIYDDKITNKTKNENE
- the rimP gene encoding ribosome maturation factor RimP, producing the protein MNLEALCKEVGLSFYDDELTSENGRKIYRIYVQKEGGVNLDDCARLSEILSPIFDVEPPVSGEYFLEVSSCGLERKLSKIEHFAKSINELVKITTSEKEKIEAKIIAVDGENITLENLETQEKTTINFSDIRKAKTFIQW
- the rbfA gene encoding 30S ribosome-binding factor RbfA; the encoded protein is MNPAEIKKLRTESILKELIPEALANLDNEALKNLCVVDVECKKGRYDAFVYLDKMFFNTQEQDIILNQLKKAARALQNYCMSEQGWYRCPNFHFKFDDRLEYQNHMDALFEKIKKEQNES
- a CDS encoding McrC family protein; translated protein: MNNTFSIIEYQAFSKEDFKENFKEKAEMFYKELEDFAKNNESLLGFKSKNALKAKNYVGIIQTKSGVLEILPKCTNLDSYKEKKDKSLKVSKSKLNYAYTISNGNKLYTNFSYFQEYKIVKNIKIKKWYSIKEINFNPKNLLINMLKTLKNSPFKKSQISSLQIAKMPLFEVFIAMFLDEFDSVYKKGLMRSYVSSEENRTFLKGKLLFNEHIKSNLIHKERFFTSSDEFVLDIAPNRLIKSTLNFLKSKTSLNKFKIIKAMQMLDEVEFSTNYEKDFSFKISRHFDYYENILSWCKIFLQNKTFTLYKGKNEAFALLFPMEKLFENYVAYMFKLANPSKNIKAQSHGKYLISKNDEKCFMLKPDLYIENKMILDTKWKIPDDNEDEKKHGISQSDLYQMFAYANKYEIKEIYLIYPLCERTFDLREKLKTKDIKFLAQGFLKACDEHVKLKVFFAPLPF